Proteins encoded in a region of the Apostichopus japonicus isolate 1M-3 chromosome 19, ASM3797524v1, whole genome shotgun sequence genome:
- the LOC139959628 gene encoding uncharacterized protein has product MSDVEFCSLAQKGELGKLEQQLQDEKTLLTKTDQSQRMALHWAASGGQVEVVNYLLQQGAPLDVGDDMNWTPLHIASSVGQVDIVSALVEKGATVNAVNQTGQTPLHYAASRNRLEVVELLLDHGADPNIGDQNSARALHRAASKGNLKVVRVLLQYNSHLDVMDSEGNTPLHLACEEDRGEVAVSLVEHGANLDAMNKEKKTPIDLASSGLASSLKRKQQTM; this is encoded by the exons ATGTCTGACGTTGAATTTTGTTCACTTGCCCAGAAAGGCGAACTTGGTAAGCTAGAGCAGCAGCTACAGGATGAAAAGACTTTATTGACAAAGACTGATCAG AGTCAGAGAATGGCCTTACACTGGGCAGCATCAGGTGGTCAAGTAGAGGTTGTAAATTATCTGTTACAGCAAGGAGCACCTTTGGATGTTGGAGATGAT ATGAATTGGACTCCTCTTCATATAGCATCATCGGTTGGTCAAGTAGACATTGTGTCAGCTCTTGTGGAGAAAGGTGCAACAGTAAATGCTGTGAACCAGACAGGACAAACACCGTTACACTATGCTGCTTCCAGAAACAGGTTAGAG GTTGTAGAATTATTATTAGATCATGGTGCTGACCCTAACATTGGAGATCAGAATTCAGCCAGGGCTCTGCATAGAGCTGCATCTAAGGGCAACTTAAAAGTGGTCAGGGTTTTACTCCAGTATAACTCTCACCTTGATGTAATGGACAGTGAGGGAAACACACCATT ACACTTAGCTTGTGAAGAAGATCGTGGAGAGGTCGCAGTCTCTCTGGTGGAACATGGAGCCAATTTAGATGCAATGAATAAG GAAAAGAAGACTCCCATTGATCTTGCAAGCTCTGGCCTTGCATCAAGTTTAAAAAGGAAACAGCAAACTATGTGA